A part of Rhinoderma darwinii isolate aRhiDar2 chromosome 1, aRhiDar2.hap1, whole genome shotgun sequence genomic DNA contains:
- the LOC142746594 gene encoding uncharacterized protein LOC142746594 — translation MPRGMDVERLILFVQEHPAIWDTRCEEYHNRTVKEDAWELVAKNLFGQEWETGRTRDRTRLVQDIKTRWRSCRDQFRREMGDKGRSGDGASRKRPYIYTKQLMFLKDIMDMRTTTDNLEDTAEETDVGESVAEPPAPNILPPSPEPTPQEPAPGQSERPVASPAQERPVRARSRRVRAPQPSTAAQVDTRVQNVLVGSKAIKKNNHG, via the exons atgccgcgcgggatggatgtggagcgcctcatcctttttgtccaggagcatccagcgatatgggataccagatgtgaggagtatcataacaggacggtgaaggaggacgcatgggagttggtggccaaaaacctctttgggcaagagtgggagactggccgaacccgggaccgcactcggttgg tccaagatatcaagacacggtggcggagctgccgtgatcaattcaggcgagagatgggtgacaagggacgcagcggagatggggcatctcgcaaacggccctacatatatactaagcagctgatgttcctgaaggacatcatggatatgcgcac aaccaccgacaatttggaggacacagcagaggagactgacgtgggggagtctgtggccgaaccccctgctcccaatatcctgccacccagccccgagccgacaccccaggagcccgcaccaggccagtcagaacggccggttgcctctccagcccaggagcggcccgtgcgagcccgcagtcggcgtgttcgtgccccacagccctccacagctgcccaggtggatacgcgg GTGCAAAACGTTTTAGTTGGCTCCAAAGCCATCAAGAAAAATAATCATGGTTAA